In Gemmata obscuriglobus, a single genomic region encodes these proteins:
- a CDS encoding ISAs1-like element ISGob5 family transposase, with translation MSAAPGPRPLIEYLSQIPDPRVELKCFHDLIDVLMIVTCGTIVGADDFVSIAEFARAKESWFRDRLGLTLRNGIPSHDTLNRVFALVRPEAFGRCFRAWVADAAEGLRVPHIPIDGKTMRGSKRVTGTGARKATHIVSAWAQQLGLTLAQVKTDEKSNEITAIPELLERLDLAGALVSIDAMGTQKDIAQQIVAAKGDYLLAVKDNQPRLLEDIQRLAEGALEASYAGRSTDLNEGTGHGREEMRFCFVIDDLESIRDRNVWPRLRSVVVLVSSRTVAGRTSDEVRYYISSRKASAKRFQTWIRAHWCIENSCHWVLDVAFREDDHRLREGHGPQNMALVRKIALAMLKKANAKCGIKNRRLKAGWDNTYLEQVLLKNPED, from the coding sequence ATGAGTGCCGCCCCCGGCCCACGCCCGTTAATCGAGTACCTGTCCCAGATCCCGGATCCGCGGGTCGAGTTGAAGTGCTTCCACGACTTGATTGATGTACTCATGATCGTGACCTGTGGGACGATCGTCGGGGCCGATGACTTCGTGTCGATCGCCGAGTTCGCGCGGGCCAAGGAGTCCTGGTTCCGGGACCGGCTGGGGCTGACGCTGCGCAACGGGATTCCGTCCCACGACACCCTCAACCGGGTGTTCGCGCTGGTCCGCCCGGAGGCGTTCGGGCGGTGCTTCCGGGCGTGGGTCGCGGACGCCGCCGAGGGCCTCCGGGTGCCCCACATCCCGATCGACGGGAAGACCATGCGGGGGTCCAAGCGGGTCACCGGCACGGGGGCTCGCAAGGCCACACACATCGTCAGCGCATGGGCTCAGCAGTTGGGCCTCACGTTGGCCCAGGTGAAGACCGACGAGAAGTCCAACGAGATCACCGCGATCCCGGAACTGCTGGAGCGGCTGGACCTCGCGGGGGCCCTGGTGAGCATCGACGCGATGGGCACCCAGAAGGACATCGCCCAGCAGATCGTGGCCGCCAAGGGGGACTACCTGCTGGCGGTCAAGGACAACCAGCCGCGGCTGCTCGAGGACATCCAGCGGTTGGCCGAGGGGGCCCTAGAGGCGAGCTACGCGGGCCGCTCGACCGACCTCAACGAAGGAACGGGCCACGGGCGCGAGGAGATGCGGTTCTGCTTCGTGATCGACGACCTGGAGTCGATCCGGGACCGGAATGTGTGGCCCCGGTTGCGGTCCGTCGTGGTGCTCGTCAGCAGCCGCACGGTCGCCGGTAGGACGAGCGACGAGGTGCGGTATTACATCAGCTCGCGGAAGGCATCGGCCAAGCGGTTCCAAACGTGGATCCGGGCTCATTGGTGCATCGAGAATTCATGCCATTGGGTGCTGGATGTCGCGTTCCGAGAAGACGACCACCGACTCCGTGAAGGGCACGGCCCGCAGAATATGGCCCTCGTGCGCAAGATCGCCTTGGCGATGTTGAAGAAGGCAAACGCCAAATGTGGGATCAAGAACCGGCGACTCAAGGCCGGATGGGATAATACCTACCTCGAACAGGTACTACTGAAAAATCCCGAGGATTGA
- a CDS encoding DNA/RNA non-specific endonuclease, producing MTRIYLLLLAVGLAAVPSAAQPLKPLANRNVRFGMPGEAKADPDNKEAYLIERPQYVLSYNDKRKTANWACWQLAKKDIGKVARGAFAPDKGLPKDFAAIGSGVYTGSGFDRGHLVPSKDRSDTEADNDAVFVMTNVVPQSPKCNQGAWEKFERYCRELAEDGKELYIAAGPYGLGGTAGDGTRKITIGKHAPFVTVPASVWKVVLVLDRGTNPNRHSRAIAIWMPNDGTVDEYDWAKYRVPVAEVEKKTKLKFFPLVTEEVAAALKEKADAVRVAPHKK from the coding sequence ATGACACGCATTTACCTGCTCCTCCTCGCGGTCGGGTTGGCCGCGGTGCCATCTGCCGCGCAACCGCTCAAGCCCCTCGCGAACCGCAACGTGCGGTTCGGGATGCCGGGCGAGGCGAAGGCCGACCCCGACAACAAAGAGGCGTACCTGATCGAGCGCCCGCAGTACGTGCTCTCCTACAACGACAAGCGCAAGACCGCCAACTGGGCCTGCTGGCAGCTCGCGAAGAAGGACATCGGCAAGGTCGCCCGCGGGGCGTTCGCGCCGGACAAGGGGCTGCCGAAGGATTTCGCCGCGATCGGGTCCGGCGTCTACACCGGCAGCGGCTTCGACCGCGGCCACTTGGTCCCGTCGAAGGACCGCTCGGACACCGAGGCGGACAACGACGCCGTGTTCGTGATGACCAACGTCGTGCCGCAGTCGCCCAAGTGCAACCAGGGCGCGTGGGAGAAGTTCGAGCGGTACTGCCGCGAACTCGCCGAGGACGGTAAGGAGTTGTACATTGCCGCCGGTCCGTATGGGCTCGGCGGCACGGCCGGCGACGGCACCAGGAAGATCACCATCGGCAAGCACGCTCCGTTCGTCACCGTCCCCGCGAGCGTGTGGAAGGTGGTGCTGGTGCTCGACCGCGGCACCAACCCGAACCGGCACAGCCGCGCCATCGCGATATGGATGCCCAACGACGGCACGGTCGATGAATACGACTGGGCCAAGTACCGCGTTCCCGTGGCCGAAGTCGAGAAGAAAACGAAACTGAAGTTCTTCCCGCTGGTCACCGAAGAAGTCGCGGCGGCGCTCAAAGAGAAGGCGGACGCGGTCCGGGTCGCGCCACACAAAAAGTAA
- a CDS encoding nuclease A inhibitor family protein, whose protein sequence is MAKQDPVLKELRSAAKGLLFPSETDAPLEAFAWPGGDGPPDEAAVRANAKVDAEVPVERLTLADLTRTIPDEGRGPFLPLFAVLAHHLSGAAVFKVGETEIDVYIVGRTTDGRYAGVKTKVVET, encoded by the coding sequence ATGGCGAAGCAAGACCCCGTGCTGAAGGAACTCCGGTCGGCCGCCAAGGGGCTCCTGTTCCCGAGCGAGACGGACGCGCCGCTGGAGGCGTTCGCGTGGCCCGGCGGCGACGGCCCGCCCGACGAGGCCGCCGTTCGTGCGAACGCTAAAGTTGATGCCGAGGTGCCGGTCGAGCGGCTCACGCTGGCGGACCTCACCCGCACCATCCCCGACGAGGGGCGCGGCCCGTTCCTGCCGCTGTTCGCGGTGCTGGCCCACCACCTGAGCGGCGCCGCGGTGTTCAAGGTCGGCGAAACCGAGATCGACGTGTACATCGTGGGCCGCACCACCGACGGCCGGTACGCGGGCGTGAAGACCAAGGTCGTGGAGACGTGA
- a CDS encoding DNA/RNA non-specific endonuclease, giving the protein MASKNFLDTLTPTQRIVAGVLILIIGGIAALLRIQQEKHAPPGGPTGDNRNVRFGTPAPAERDPNSRDAYLIERPQYTLSYNDTKRTANWVCWNLTKGDIGNTPRLSHFDPDPELPGSFRKVKHDDYTGSGFDRGHLCPSKDRTDSADNNAATFYTTNIVPQSPACNRGGWERFESHCRDLTRDGSELHIAAGPHGTGGTGEKGPHDTIGGAKVNVPSATWKVVLVVPAGNARPGPDSKMLAVWMPNDQSVPEAWKPYQVSVATVEQRTGYKFFPLVPDDVAAPLKAREP; this is encoded by the coding sequence ATGGCCTCGAAGAACTTTCTGGATACCCTGACGCCGACCCAACGGATCGTGGCCGGCGTGCTGATCCTCATCATCGGCGGCATCGCCGCGCTCCTGCGGATTCAGCAGGAGAAGCACGCGCCGCCGGGCGGGCCGACCGGCGACAACCGCAACGTGCGGTTCGGGACGCCGGCGCCGGCCGAACGCGACCCGAACAGCCGGGACGCGTACCTCATCGAACGGCCGCAGTACACGCTGTCCTACAACGACACGAAGCGGACCGCGAACTGGGTGTGCTGGAACCTGACGAAAGGCGACATCGGCAACACCCCGCGGCTGTCGCACTTCGATCCCGATCCCGAGTTGCCGGGCTCGTTCCGCAAGGTGAAGCACGACGACTACACCGGCAGCGGGTTCGACCGCGGCCACCTGTGCCCCTCGAAGGACCGCACCGACAGCGCGGACAACAACGCGGCCACGTTCTACACGACCAACATCGTCCCCCAGTCGCCGGCGTGCAACCGGGGCGGGTGGGAGCGGTTCGAGTCACACTGCCGCGACCTCACCCGGGACGGCAGCGAACTGCACATCGCGGCCGGCCCGCACGGCACCGGCGGCACCGGCGAGAAAGGCCCGCACGACACCATCGGGGGCGCGAAGGTGAACGTGCCGAGCGCGACCTGGAAGGTGGTGCTGGTGGTCCCGGCCGGAAACGCCCGCCCCGGCCCCGATAGCAAAATGCTGGCGGTCTGGATGCCCAACGACCAGAGCGTCCCGGAGGCGTGGAAGCCGTATCAGGTGTCCGTGGCGACGGTCGAGCAGCGCACCGGTTACAAGTTCTTCCCGCTCGTCCCCGATGATGTCGCGGCGCCGCTGAAGGCCCGCGAGCCGTAG
- a CDS encoding DUF4328 domain-containing protein encodes MFDSDFFEVLCGLGCFVTSVVLAIVLAAGFLSALQKALLRVEPENRRMSPGQVWLNLIPIFNLVWCTVTVERVAESLRNEFLARQMHSRRETYGRTRGLTLLTLLASGVLFYPAFITYPIAFVYAILYWRQISRYAERLKPGAYAPPPTDEAW; translated from the coding sequence ATGTTCGATAGCGATTTCTTCGAAGTGCTGTGCGGGCTCGGGTGCTTCGTCACCTCGGTCGTGCTGGCGATCGTTTTGGCGGCCGGGTTCTTGTCGGCGCTTCAGAAGGCGCTGCTCCGGGTGGAGCCGGAGAACCGCCGCATGTCGCCGGGGCAGGTGTGGCTGAACCTGATCCCGATCTTCAACTTGGTCTGGTGTACGGTGACCGTGGAGCGGGTCGCCGAGTCGCTGCGGAACGAGTTCCTGGCCCGCCAGATGCACAGCCGCCGCGAGACCTACGGGCGCACCCGGGGGCTCACCCTGCTCACGCTGCTGGCGAGCGGCGTGCTGTTCTACCCGGCGTTCATCACGTACCCCATCGCGTTCGTGTACGCGATCCTGTACTGGCGCCAGATCTCGCGGTACGCGGAGCGGCTGAAGCCGGGGGCGTACGCGCCGCCCCCGACCGACGAGGCGTGGTGA
- the acnA gene encoding aconitate hydratase AcnA yields MPNSFGSLSTLSVGGKPYTIHKLAAVEAVHPQAKKLPYSLKILLENLLRTEGVSLAVRKADIDALALWQPKAEPNVEIAFTPARVLMQDFTGVPCVVDLAAMRDAMKTLGGDPAKINPLVPVELVIDHSVQVDEYGTDHAFRDNVALEYERNQERYTFLRWGQNAFRNFKVVPPGTGICHQVNLEHLARGVFTDAHGVAYPDTLVGTDSHTTMINGLGVLGWGVGGIEAEAAMLGQPVSMLIPQVIGFKLSGKLSPGATATDLVLTVTQMLRKKGVVGKFVEFFGPGLADLPLADRATIANMAPEYGATCGIFPVDAETLRFLTLTGRPAELVNLVEAYYKEQGLFHDAHTPEASYTDTLELDLSTVESSLAGPTRPQDRVPLRTMKAAFAEALPKLKAGVKKPTAVPLALAAPATGPFGAKEPAAVTVPPGALHDGSVVIAAITSCTNTSNPSVMMAAGVLAKKAVARGLSTQPWVKTSLAPGSQVVTDYLTNAGVLTDLEKLRFNVVGYGCTTCIGNSGPLPEAVSREVGAEGLVVSAVLSGNRNFEGRVHPEVRANYLASPPLVVAYALAGRVDIDWESEPVGTGADGAPVFLKDIWPTHEEVASAVGSSIKKESFERIYGAVYEGDASWKALRVPTGDLYAWDASSTYIANPPYFRGMGVMPPAIAEITGARVLALLGDSITTDHISPAGNIKKDSPAGKYLLDHGVEQKDFNQYGARRGHHDVMMRGTFANVRLRNRLVPPREDGTPVEGGFTRHLPGTEVVSIFDASMAYQKDGVPLIILGGKEYGSGSSRDWAAKGTNLLGVKAVLAESYERIHRSNLVGMGVVPLQFKAGESAASHGLTGDETFDIGGLVAGLDKNFDGAARELTVTATKPDGTTVAFKAVCRIDTPQEVQYYKNGGILPYVLRQLLAAK; encoded by the coding sequence ATGCCGAACAGCTTCGGAAGCCTCTCCACCCTGTCCGTCGGCGGCAAGCCGTACACGATTCACAAGCTCGCGGCGGTCGAGGCGGTCCACCCGCAGGCGAAGAAGCTCCCGTACTCGCTCAAGATCCTGCTCGAGAACCTGCTCCGCACGGAGGGCGTCAGCCTCGCGGTGCGCAAGGCCGACATCGACGCGCTGGCGCTCTGGCAGCCGAAGGCCGAGCCGAACGTGGAGATCGCGTTCACGCCGGCCCGCGTGCTCATGCAGGACTTCACCGGCGTGCCGTGCGTCGTGGACCTCGCGGCCATGCGCGACGCCATGAAGACGCTCGGCGGCGACCCCGCGAAGATCAACCCGCTGGTGCCCGTCGAGCTGGTCATCGACCACTCGGTGCAGGTGGACGAGTACGGCACCGACCACGCGTTCCGCGACAACGTGGCGCTGGAGTACGAGCGGAACCAGGAGCGGTACACGTTCCTGCGGTGGGGCCAGAACGCGTTCCGCAACTTCAAGGTGGTGCCGCCGGGCACCGGGATCTGCCACCAGGTGAACCTCGAGCACCTGGCGCGCGGGGTGTTCACCGACGCGCACGGCGTGGCGTACCCGGACACGCTGGTGGGCACCGACAGCCACACCACGATGATCAACGGGCTCGGGGTGCTGGGCTGGGGCGTCGGCGGGATCGAGGCCGAGGCCGCCATGCTGGGCCAGCCGGTGTCCATGCTGATCCCGCAGGTGATCGGGTTCAAGCTGTCCGGCAAGCTGTCCCCGGGCGCCACCGCCACGGACCTGGTGCTGACGGTCACGCAGATGCTCCGCAAGAAGGGCGTGGTCGGCAAGTTCGTGGAGTTCTTCGGCCCGGGGCTGGCCGACCTGCCGCTGGCGGACCGGGCGACCATCGCGAACATGGCGCCCGAGTACGGGGCCACGTGCGGCATCTTCCCGGTGGACGCCGAGACGCTCCGGTTCCTCACCCTGACCGGCCGCCCCGCGGAGCTGGTGAACCTGGTCGAGGCGTACTACAAGGAGCAGGGGCTGTTCCACGACGCGCACACGCCCGAGGCCAGCTACACCGACACGCTCGAGCTCGACCTGTCCACGGTGGAGTCGAGCCTCGCCGGCCCGACCCGGCCGCAGGACCGCGTCCCGCTCCGGACGATGAAGGCGGCGTTCGCCGAGGCGCTGCCCAAGCTGAAGGCCGGGGTGAAGAAGCCGACCGCCGTGCCACTGGCGCTGGCCGCCCCGGCGACCGGGCCGTTCGGCGCCAAGGAGCCGGCCGCGGTGACGGTGCCGCCGGGCGCGCTGCACGACGGCTCGGTGGTGATCGCCGCCATCACGAGCTGCACGAACACCTCCAACCCGTCGGTCATGATGGCCGCCGGGGTGCTGGCGAAGAAGGCCGTGGCCCGGGGGCTGAGCACGCAGCCCTGGGTGAAGACCTCGCTGGCCCCGGGGTCGCAGGTGGTCACCGACTACCTCACGAACGCCGGGGTGCTGACCGACCTGGAGAAGCTCCGGTTCAACGTGGTCGGGTACGGCTGCACCACCTGCATCGGCAACTCCGGCCCGCTCCCGGAGGCCGTGTCCCGCGAGGTCGGGGCCGAGGGGCTGGTGGTGTCGGCGGTGCTGAGCGGGAACCGGAACTTCGAGGGCCGCGTCCACCCCGAGGTGCGGGCGAACTACCTCGCCTCCCCGCCGCTGGTGGTGGCCTACGCGCTGGCGGGCCGCGTGGACATCGACTGGGAGAGCGAGCCGGTCGGCACCGGCGCGGACGGCGCCCCGGTGTTCCTCAAGGACATCTGGCCGACGCACGAGGAGGTCGCGTCCGCGGTCGGCTCGTCCATCAAGAAGGAGTCGTTCGAGCGGATCTACGGGGCCGTGTACGAGGGCGACGCGTCGTGGAAGGCGCTCCGCGTGCCGACCGGCGACCTGTACGCGTGGGACGCCAGCTCGACGTACATCGCCAACCCGCCGTACTTCCGCGGGATGGGCGTGATGCCGCCGGCCATCGCCGAGATCACCGGGGCGCGGGTGCTGGCGCTCCTGGGCGACAGCATCACCACCGACCACATCTCGCCGGCCGGCAACATCAAGAAGGACTCCCCCGCCGGCAAGTACCTGCTCGACCACGGGGTGGAGCAGAAAGACTTCAACCAGTACGGGGCGCGGCGCGGGCACCACGACGTGATGATGCGCGGCACGTTCGCCAACGTGCGGCTGCGGAACCGGCTGGTGCCGCCCCGCGAGGACGGCACCCCGGTCGAGGGCGGGTTCACCCGGCACCTGCCCGGCACCGAGGTGGTGAGCATCTTCGACGCCTCGATGGCGTACCAGAAGGACGGCGTCCCGCTCATCATCCTGGGCGGCAAGGAGTACGGGTCGGGCTCGTCGCGCGACTGGGCGGCGAAGGGGACCAACCTCCTGGGCGTGAAGGCGGTGCTGGCGGAGAGCTACGAGCGCATCCACCGCAGCAACCTGGTCGGCATGGGGGTGGTGCCGCTGCAGTTCAAGGCCGGCGAGAGCGCCGCGAGCCATGGGCTGACCGGCGACGAGACGTTCGACATCGGCGGGCTGGTGGCGGGGCTGGACAAGAACTTCGACGGCGCGGCGCGCGAGCTGACCGTGACCGCGACCAAGCCCGACGGCACGACGGTGGCGTTCAAGGCGGTGTGCCGGATCGACACCCCGCAAGAGGTGCAGTACTACAAGAACGGCGGCATCCTGCCGTACGTGCTGCGGCAGTTGCTCGCCGCGAAGTGA
- a CDS encoding sigma-70 family RNA polymerase sigma factor → MSRRTLSRLFHGLRRADDERPDAELLDRFCRGRDPAAFEAIVRKHGPRVLSAARHVLGASPDAEDVFQAAFLALVREVDRIRRQPALGGWLYSVAHRLALRTRADAARRERIEGQWTGPAAAEPPDLAVREVADVLHEELNRLPDALRLPLLLCYFDGMTRDEAARELGVGVDVLRGRLERGRSRLHAKLLRRGVSLPTGLLAAAVGSTAVAVPESLVSAVVASAVATSDRAVHTLRLKAVSMILTKTRLAVAAVAAVCLVSAGVVVMAAWRPDMNPPVTANAPEPAPESAREAEPLAPVAADGPLAITGRVVDEAGAGAEGAEVRFISSEPSDPVVVTDRTGAFRLPLPPDRDSARWSMPTVVAATPDGRRLGLKHVDALKDARDVRVTLLPARASTVRVTNAAKQPVAGARVVLVSAGLGPLATATTIGDGSATVRYPAGTEGADVAFVFALKDGAGFDYVTTLKTKRGRDREPLPDEVALTLSGARTVRVKAVDGAGKPVAGVTILPWYIQLPGKTEHANIGGNGVVQSVTDAAGVATFDWIPVGDTDQGIPFMSYSPDYSYFELFSLKPGAAAADGTMRMIRKARLTGRVIGADGQPAVGIAIKASGAGAAFHNGHESTTTRPDGTYEMTVNGEEAYVVGVVNDTWAAACRPCVVARAGATVGGLDFRLAQGTILRGRMTVGDGKKPAAGEHLSLQELGGEFPEELRAPGDTKHHFLYLHRSAKTDADGNYRFCVGPGNYNLMQSHVVKTTKITVGREREVVTDLHLTRPNLARLAGTVVDAGGRPVAGAAVYSTDMGHTDRIPFEATTAADGSFSGERVAVPAAVYARSADKSQAGLVRITADQQKVTVRVGPLAAARGRLLDHEGKPVAGGRVKYGVHIPASEQPNAPYYVAYGGVAISDGDGWYTCTGMLVGEEYHLSHEETPDRGPWMGLTTLTPTKAETISVGDTKLAKPYRPPTPEEKVARFFAPRGDLAKRVASARTEADRYHQRVLLVAGDPREAPTRALVELIEKQRTVSAALGDFERVVVSVEDNTGIAAFRDGYDRDRKLARWPALIVLGDDGKVLAAKCPSLDDPKTAAADIQAFLAAHTRTRPDAKALLTAAQAQARAEGKRVFLKEGASWCGPCRLLSRFLEQHRAVLEPHFVFVDIDSGRYAHGREVMERYRGKEGGGIPWCAVLDADGKMLANWNGPDGNIGFPTEPRSAEHFLRVLADTAPKLAADEREKLGQALKKAP, encoded by the coding sequence ATGTCCCGTCGCACCCTCAGTAGACTCTTCCACGGACTGCGCCGTGCGGACGACGAGCGGCCCGACGCGGAACTGCTCGACCGCTTCTGCCGGGGCCGCGACCCGGCCGCATTCGAGGCGATCGTCCGCAAACATGGGCCGCGGGTCTTGTCCGCCGCGCGGCACGTCCTCGGCGCGTCGCCCGACGCCGAGGACGTGTTCCAGGCGGCCTTCTTGGCCCTCGTCCGGGAGGTCGATCGAATCCGTCGGCAACCGGCTCTGGGCGGGTGGCTGTACAGCGTCGCCCACCGCCTGGCCCTGCGGACCCGCGCGGACGCCGCGCGGCGCGAACGGATCGAGGGTCAGTGGACCGGCCCCGCCGCGGCCGAACCGCCCGACCTGGCCGTGCGGGAGGTCGCCGACGTTCTGCACGAGGAGCTGAACCGGCTGCCGGACGCCCTCCGGCTCCCCCTCTTGCTGTGCTACTTCGACGGCATGACCCGGGACGAGGCCGCACGGGAACTCGGCGTCGGCGTCGATGTGCTCCGCGGCCGTCTGGAGCGCGGCCGCAGCCGGCTCCACGCCAAGCTCCTGCGACGGGGCGTCTCGCTCCCGACCGGCCTCCTGGCGGCGGCGGTGGGCTCGACGGCGGTCGCAGTCCCCGAATCCCTCGTCAGTGCCGTCGTCGCGAGCGCCGTTGCCACAAGCGACCGTGCCGTTCACACCCTCCGTCTCAAGGCCGTATCCATGATCCTGACCAAGACGCGACTGGCCGTCGCGGCCGTTGCGGCCGTCTGCCTCGTCTCTGCCGGCGTGGTCGTCATGGCTGCGTGGAGGCCCGACATGAACCCGCCGGTCACGGCGAACGCTCCTGAGCCGGCGCCAGAATCGGCCCGGGAGGCCGAGCCGCTCGCGCCGGTTGCGGCGGACGGCCCGCTCGCGATTACCGGCCGGGTGGTGGACGAGGCCGGTGCCGGCGCGGAGGGGGCGGAGGTCCGGTTCATCTCCTCCGAACCGAGCGACCCGGTTGTCGTTACCGACCGCACCGGCGCCTTCCGCCTGCCGCTGCCGCCCGATCGGGACTCTGCACGCTGGAGCATGCCGACCGTGGTTGCTGCAACGCCGGACGGCCGGCGGTTGGGGTTAAAACACGTCGACGCCCTCAAAGACGCCCGGGACGTGCGCGTGACCCTGCTGCCCGCCCGGGCCTCAACGGTCCGGGTGACGAACGCGGCCAAGCAACCCGTCGCCGGCGCCCGGGTCGTCCTGGTGTCCGCCGGGTTAGGACCACTGGCAACGGCGACAACGATCGGCGACGGCTCGGCAACCGTTCGCTACCCCGCGGGCACTGAAGGGGCCGATGTCGCGTTCGTGTTCGCGCTCAAAGACGGTGCCGGGTTCGACTACGTCACCACGCTGAAGACGAAGCGCGGGCGGGACCGCGAGCCACTGCCGGACGAGGTCGCCCTGACGCTGTCGGGGGCGCGGACGGTCCGCGTGAAGGCCGTCGACGGGGCCGGCAAACCGGTGGCGGGGGTGACGATCCTACCGTGGTACATCCAATTGCCTGGCAAGACGGAGCACGCCAACATCGGCGGCAACGGAGTCGTGCAGTCTGTCACGGACGCGGCCGGGGTGGCCACGTTCGACTGGATACCGGTGGGCGACACGGACCAGGGGATACCCTTTATGTCCTACTCGCCCGATTACAGCTACTTTGAGCTGTTCAGCCTGAAACCGGGTGCGGCGGCCGCAGACGGGACGATGCGAATGATCCGCAAGGCACGGCTGACGGGGCGGGTGATCGGGGCCGACGGCCAGCCGGCGGTCGGGATCGCGATAAAAGCGAGCGGAGCCGGGGCCGCGTTCCACAACGGGCACGAGTCTACGACCACCCGACCCGACGGCACGTATGAGATGACCGTCAACGGGGAAGAGGCGTACGTGGTGGGCGTTGTCAACGACACGTGGGCCGCGGCGTGCCGCCCGTGCGTGGTGGCACGGGCGGGCGCCACGGTCGGCGGGCTCGACTTCCGGCTCGCGCAGGGCACGATCCTCCGCGGCCGGATGACCGTCGGTGACGGGAAGAAGCCCGCGGCCGGGGAGCATCTGTCGCTCCAGGAGTTGGGCGGGGAGTTTCCCGAGGAGTTGCGGGCGCCGGGCGACACGAAGCACCATTTTCTGTACCTCCACCGATCGGCGAAGACAGACGCCGACGGCAACTACCGGTTCTGCGTCGGGCCGGGCAATTACAACCTCATGCAGTCGCATGTCGTGAAGACGACCAAGATCACCGTGGGCCGCGAGCGTGAAGTGGTGACCGACCTCCACCTCACCCGGCCGAACCTGGCTCGCCTCGCCGGGACGGTGGTGGACGCCGGGGGGCGGCCGGTCGCGGGGGCGGCGGTCTACTCTACCGACATGGGGCACACCGACCGCATTCCGTTCGAGGCGACAACGGCCGCCGACGGGTCGTTCTCGGGCGAGCGGGTCGCGGTCCCGGCGGCCGTGTACGCCCGGTCGGCCGACAAGTCCCAGGCCGGCCTGGTGCGGATCACGGCCGACCAGCAAAAGGTCACGGTCCGCGTCGGGCCACTGGCCGCCGCCCGCGGGCGTCTACTCGACCACGAGGGCAAGCCCGTGGCCGGGGGGCGGGTGAAGTACGGCGTCCATATCCCAGCCAGCGAGCAACCGAACGCCCCGTACTACGTCGCTTACGGCGGGGTCGCAATCTCGGACGGCGACGGGTGGTACACCTGCACTGGAATGCTGGTCGGGGAGGAGTACCACCTCAGCCACGAGGAGACCCCGGACCGCGGCCCCTGGATGGGGCTGACGACTCTGACGCCGACGAAGGCGGAAACGATCTCGGTCGGCGACACGAAACTCGCCAAGCCGTACCGCCCGCCGACTCCGGAAGAGAAGGTCGCCCGGTTCTTCGCCCCGCGGGGCGACCTGGCCAAGCGCGTGGCTTCCGCCCGGACCGAAGCCGACCGCTATCACCAACGGGTGCTGCTCGTCGCCGGCGATCCCCGCGAGGCGCCGACCCGGGCGCTGGTCGAACTGATCGAGAAGCAGCGGACCGTCTCGGCGGCGCTGGGCGATTTCGAGCGGGTGGTCGTGTCGGTGGAGGACAACACGGGGATCGCCGCGTTCCGGGATGGGTACGACCGCGACCGGAAGCTCGCCCGGTGGCCGGCGCTCATCGTTCTGGGCGACGACGGAAAGGTGCTCGCCGCGAAGTGCCCGTCCCTGGACGACCCGAAGACCGCGGCGGCGGACATTCAGGCGTTCCTGGCGGCACACACCCGGACGCGCCCGGACGCGAAGGCGCTGCTCACCGCGGCTCAAGCGCAGGCCCGAGCGGAGGGGAAACGGGTGTTCCTGAAAGAGGGGGCGTCGTGGTGCGGCCCTTGCCGGCTGCTGTCCCGCTTCCTGGAGCAGCACCGGGCCGTTCTGGAACCGCACTTCGTGTTCGTAGACATCGACAGCGGGCGGTACGCCCACGGCCGTGAAGTGATGGAGCGTTACCGCGGCAAGGAGGGCGGCGGCATCCCGTGGTGCGCCGTCCTCGACGCGGACGGCAAGATGCTCGCGAACTGGAACGGACCGGACGGCAACATCGGCTTCCCGACCGAACCCAGGTCGGCCGAGCATTTCCTCAGGGTGCTAGCCGACACGGCCCCCAAACTGGCGGCCGACGAGCGAGAGAAACTCGGGCAGGCGCTCAAGAAGGCACCGTGA